ttaatggcAAAGAAGGGACAATAAAAGATAACCTTAAAGATATTTGATGCATTTCCTCCAAAATCAGAAGATTTTCCAGAAAAATCTACAAGAAAGAAAATCAGGACAGAGTAATAAATACTGAAGCATATAGTTGTTTGTCAGACTTGGTACCTCTCATCTCCTTATTAACAATAGAGTTCCTAAGGAATTTCTGCAACATTATAGTCCCCTGAAAGGCCAAAAAAGGATAGCCCAAAAATTGCAGCCTTTCTGAAAGGGGCATTTCCAAGAAACCAAAGGACTTTTCCCATGTTTCTCTAAGCTGAGGTATTGCAGGCAAGACTAATCTCTCAATGCCCATTTGAACAAGCAGCTGCAAATGGAAATATGTGCATTCATagtctattaaaaatttaaaaaagaaatccCCTTTTCCATGCAAAGAAGAGACGAGGAAGAGGCAACCAAAGAAACTACCTTCTCCAACTCCTTGAAAAGAAGTCGACACATACCCTGCCGACGATATTGGAAAGGTGTAGCAATTAACGGCATCTCTGCAACCTTTAGTCCATGTATCctgaaaatcaaatataaaagaaaatgaagctgATGGTAAGCAAATTCCACAACCctcaaaaaagggaaaaaagaggAAATCAGGCACCTCACTGTGGctattgataaaatttcatgACCATTATGGAGAACCATGGCAAAGAATCCACGAAAATCTACTCGTTTAAGTTTGGACCTGCACCAGTGAATATGAAAGTAAAACAGGATAAATAGCAGTACTAGAAGTTCATGTTAGATCCAACTTTTACAAATCAGTAAGTAACAGAATTCCTTTCTGCCCCCAGATTAAAAGGATTTTAACCAAAGGAGGAAAAGCCAAATTTGCTGTACAAAGCTTTAAGGCATCTAATAATGAACAGAAATCATGAAttgcatattttaaataaggactatatattatatatatcatacatttATAAAGACTTTATTTCAACATAGAAAGTTTTAATCATGTCCAACAAAAATGAACAGAAAGCAACTCAAAAGAAGAATTATCCAATCTATTAAGGCAATTGTATTAACCTAACTCCAGAAGCatcatttttaaagaaaagcaCTATAAACGAACAGGCTAACAATCACTGGCAACCCAAGGTCTTCAACCCAGCAGATTGACCTGCTAGGAAACATCaacataaaatcaaaagaaaacaaaaaaaggaacaAACAAACGGAGTCACAATTCAACTACTCATTATCCCTCCAAACATTAAATCCAGGAAAATGCTGATGAAGCTCATATCAGATTTAAACCATGTTTCAAGGGTAAAAGAAAGGATAAATGAAAATTTCCGGTTTAACAATGTGAATGTCAAACAGGGCCTAGCTAAGGTGATTGACTGCCAAAGTTGAGGCAGAGATACACATTAGAGCATAGCGCTCATCTCTTGTGACCATCAATACACTTTGGCATGAATAACATGAAGAAAATATTGGTAAAGCAAAATTTTGATCTAGCAATAGTAAAGCAACATGCAGCAAACTGTGATAATATACAGAAAACCAATCATGACAACTATATGATGATAACACAAGATGCCCAATGCTCAATGCAAGAAGAAGAGGCCACCGACCGGATAAGAGAGTGATGTAAGTTCTCATATCATTCACCAATGATCTTAaggattttttaatataatttttttttttttaaaaagtcttCCAAGTAAGAATTTATTTAGTCAtctgaaaactaaaaattgaagagaaaccTTACCCTGAATTGaaaacaacatctctgaccAGATCTCTCTTGGTATGAGGATCCTTGACAGGTTCGAAACACTCATGGATAACCCTTAGTACATCTGATAGCTTAATCCAGGTGTGAGTTTTCAACATATCAGGAAATCCATACACATTTTTCAACGATCTCATCAGTGTCCAGCTTAAGCCATCAACAGTAGTGGGATTTGAAATTCCCAAAAGTTGATGAAGTTGAGCACATAACTGAAAAGAGTATATATGTTGCCATATATCATAACCAAGTTGGAAAGTCAAAAAATCTCAATCCAATGTTCTCAATAAGCAGACAATCATATTCAGCAAGATTAAGACCCTTCAATTCTGGAATTCACGAACCAAAACAAACTCAATTGAATAAACCACCTACAGCATGAAAACGAGAAAGAGACAACTATAGGACCCAGGACAAGGATAAAACAAAGTCCTCAAAGTTATGCAATCACAGCCTTAAATGAGCTTAGACACAATAAAGGAATTATACCTTATAACAAGCCTCACTACAAAAACTCCCAAATAGGTAGTCTGTAGAAGACATATGCTGAACTTCACTTAGGCAAGCAACATGAtctacaaagaaaaaaagaatatatataaaatacaaggAGATTGAATCACAAACTTCCCATGAATCTAACTCACATTGGCGGGTGCATTGGAGACAAGCTTTTGTAAAATGCTCACTATCATCCTTGCAATCTCTCATGCAACATAGTCCACAACAGCAAGATGGACAAAACCACTTTTCATTAGGTATATCCTGAAAAATATAGATGAgcaaatatcaatcaaaattaacCACCAACCAATAccttcataatataatttatcacGTACACACTTTAACTCAAAACAAAATGAACAGATTAAGAAGCAAAACATGAAGAAAACTTAATGGTAATTCATCCTTACCGCTTCAGGAGCCAAATGTCTTTCTAGAAGAGTTGGAGAACAGGGGGTAGGGGTTGAGCCAATGTGATAGCATCGAAAATACACAGCATGACACTTCACCATATAccatatttttgttaaaagggGTTTATGCTTTTGGGggctattttctttattttattttggattaccATGACTATCTTTAACTTATGTGTTGttttataatcttaaaaattaaatgctgAAAACTAACTACTAAAGAGATAATTACTGAATTTGAATTATCAACATTGTTTAGTATAAGGGTTGAGCCAATGTGATTGCATCGAAAATACACAACATGACACTTCACCATATAccatatttttgttaaaagggGTTTATGCTTTTGGggctattttctttattttattttggattaccATGACTATCTTTAACTTTTGTGTTGttttataatcttaaaaattaaatgctgaaaactaaatactaaatatacaagcactgaatttaaattatcaacATTGTTTAGTATATTACTAAAACTTAAGAATTGAATATCTTTatattgtttgaaaattataaaatctcaaattatgaaaattattaatttcacaattttaatcttattaacatcatattttacatgattttgAATACATCTGGATTAAAAAAGTGGTAATTTAAATATCTCATCTTCTATAGCCCAAAAAAGataattgaattcaaatttaggaaaataaaattttgacatcacATATTCTGTGGTAAGTGATAAGTAGCTCTCACCGACTTATCACATTCCgcaattttttgttgaaaattttctgtTAAGTAAAAATTGATCTGAATgatcaaaaacattaaaaaaataaatgttcaaaatttactttttccatgcatttaaaattttcaatgctTTATCAAACCCTTAATTAAGAGCTAGGGTTTAGTCTTATCAGGGATTTTTGCTATAAAAAGCATGCTTATGGATGTAATCAAAAGTAGTTTCGGTTTTACCCACTACTATATTAAAGAAGCAAGTATTCTTTCTATTCCCTGCccttgggtttagggttttagagttTATTAGTTAGTTGCTCAGACTAACTAATTAACCTTGATTTAACAAATAGGAGTGGTAAATTTATTTAGGGGTTACATGGTGAagtctgtttatttgtttatttttgtgtgAGGTAGGAGGATATCAAAACAGTGCTTAAGAAAACCAAGGTTAATTAGTTAGTCAGATATCCTCTTACCtcgcacaaaaataaataaataaataagcataCGTCACCATGTAACCCCTAAATTAATTTTACCACTCCTATTAGTTCTTTTTCAGATTTGTTTTCCTAGCATGAAATCAAGTTTCTACTTGaagctttctttttcttctaccACCCTAATGATTTAACTGAACATAATCTTCCTAGAATAAAGGAAATCCCTGGTCATATAATAGTCATAGCTCCTTTCTAGCTAACAGattttatattacataaaaCACCAAAAATCTAGCATTAAACATAAACCGTATTGGCATGTGAATTCAAGCAtccaaaacaaatcaaaatttatgccCCATTTAATTGTGGCAActataaacaaattttataagcaataaaattaacaatagaaAAACAAGACATGTAATTAAATAGGTTCATGATGCAGGAATGAGAACAAACCTTGAGGTTAATGCAACTTAAATGATATGAGCATGGGCAGTAACCACAAACCATAAGATCTCCTCCATAGTGACAGACACTACATATTGTATCACACAGTCGGGAACCGCAACAGCGCCGCTTCCTCTTGCGCCTCCGAGAACGAGACACCATGTCTTTAAGCCTGAACTTTTTTCCACAATTATCAACAGGAAGACTTAAACAACGATGACCATCAGGTAAAGCATCATCTTTGTTTATGACATCTACgcctttctcttctttcttagGGTTGCCTTCAACTTTTGCATCAGCTTGCTTAGTTTTCTTTGAAAACCTTCTCCTCAACACTGAATCATTTTTATAAACAAGGAAAGAAGCCTTGTTATTTCCCTTCTTCACCTTTGATGGATTTTTAACCTTTGAATTAGGCCCCTGGTGATTCTTTGAAAACCTTTTTCTAATTAATGAAGATCTTCTCTTCTTAGGAATAACAGAGAAGAATGATTGCATGCTCGCCTGCACTTTGCTACAGTCAGGGAAAATGACAGTATGATTACCATCAATCTGCCCATGCTTAGTGAAAGTCCTGTAAATTGATTGATTGTCTTGAACATCAGAGACAGAAAAAGAAATGGTTTTATTTCCTCTTGAGCAATCAACAGAGAGTTGATTACCCTCATTCTCACTAAGTATAGGAGACTTTTGCTTGTCTATTCCAGAATCAAGTTTACCAGACTCCTCCATTACTTGCTTTTCTCCGCATGATTTATCTGCCACAGAACTTTTTCTAGTAGATGGATTCATTTTAGGTAGCTCCTCATGTTTCAGTTTTGACATTACAGATCGTCTCCTTCCTTTGTGCTTACCAAGAGGGCCTTTTCCCTCTCCTTTTCGACATGACCCAACAGCCTTGAAATCAGTGCAGCTACCTGCTTGTGCAGAAATGTCAGATAAATAGGAATTTGTCTTCCCAGGAtcctttgattttttatttctccTTCCCACCATCCAGGCCAAGATTTTGCGATTAGCAAGATTTCGCCGGCTAGACCCAACTGCAATCTCCTGAACAACTTCCAGGAAGTAGGTCCTCCAAACAGTCCGAACACCACAAGTCCACTCAGATATCATCTTTCCAAACCCATAATTTAAACGTAGGGAGGACCAAACTTTCTTTACACAACAAGCCAAGGGAACATCACCTTCAAGCTCTTTTGCTAGCTCCACCAATACCCATATACCTCGGTCTCTCCAAATGCCCAGAAACTCATCCCACTCATGAGCTACACGTAATTGACTCGCACTGAATTTGCACTCATCATCCTCATCAGGAAAATACACAGACCGCTCAGATGCATTATCATCATTATCCAAAATAACCCCTTCCCACCATGCATCTTCAAACAATGCATCAACACAAACCCCAAAACCCAGATTTTGATTAGAATGAGGTTGAGATGAGGGAGGAAGAGGTCGTATATACCCTCGATAGGTTGATGGAACATGGCGACGGGTATGAAGACCTTCAACTGCCTCTGTCACGGGGATGGACTCAATGAGCTTTGAATCACCTGTTTCACACAAGAGCTCATCATATTCAATTGATCGGGATAAATGCGAAACTCCAACAACCACCCCAGGGTGCCACGACCCCCGCAACCCTTCCTCAAATTGGCGAACCTAAAAACAGTCCACGATGAAACTCGTATCAATACAGCAGGTAATCAAATAAATGCAACACTACATGAAGAAAACATTactaaaaactcaaaatattcatttacAGATAGCCCATTGCGTAAAATAAGGGGAAGATTGCATACATCAGGACCTTCTCAATGTTGTGCTTATAGGGGAGCTTGGGTGCATCCTCTTTCTTCATAGGAAAAggtaccaaaaaaataaataaataaaagagtttgaCTTGAAAACTGTGAAGAACTTGCATGACCAAGCTAACAACAAGTTCGGTATCAAAATTGAGTTTTGGAACTTCTCTATATccaaagtaattaaataatcaagGCATTGGCCTCCAGAAAATAAGATTTCCGGAGTTCAAAAGATTtcggtttttttatttataaaaagaaagaaactgtTATTTATGTTTACGAATCAAGTCTCAGACATCTTACCCAGAAGGAAATTAATGCGAATTTAACCTTATCTAACAAGAGAGTTACAAATGATTTTGGAATCACCAATTTGCCAGATAAAATACGCTTCCGCGTGGTTACTCGGAAAATGcgggaaaattaatttcaaatttgaaaccttaatttcttcaaaaatcaaatgaaagcaGTGAAACAAGACAATTCGAAGCTTCTATTAACGGATCAACTGAAAGACatgtaatttttcaatattcagTAAGAGAACAAAATTTTCGAAATAAAGAACATTTAAGTCTCCTGTTTGGCTTCCGGGAAAATGCAGGATGAACAGAATTTGCCAACTCACAGGTGGAtcagaaattatttaaaaaacaaaaaaaaacaaagactaATGTCAAGTTTGAAACAAATTTCCCTCGATTTTCTTCACTCAGAAACCAAACAGAATAATAAGAGGTGAAGAAAAAACAAGATTATtgaaaagaatcaataaaaagaaGAGTAGCACTACCTCGACTCTCTCATTGAGAAGAAGCTTCCTCTGGTTCATGAATTcaaaccttttcttttcctttatcgagagagaaaaaaaagctaATGACAATGGATCTTGCTTTGACGGAGAGAAactttgggtttttattttatagcataacaatattataatattttattttatttttatcggtaaaataaaatatttagaggGGTAGGGTAATTTGGTTTCGTAATTAAGTACAGTCACCCAAACCAGCTCAAagttcccttttttttttttttttttttttgagtttgcAGTTTACAATCTTGACATCCCGTCAAATGCAAGAAAAcgatttaattttctttttgcgTAAATTGCCCTGCTAGTGACTCTAGATGTGGATCAttcttattttggtcactcaaatttcttttattaatttggtcaCCCAAAATAGAGATTGATCAAATTAGTCACTCTTAAATGGTAGTGGAAGACTAATTGTGTATTTCCACTTTAGTCACTCtaaaattagggtaaactatccTCGCCAATCACACTAAATAGGGGTagttcctattttggtcacttcaGATTCTTTTTCGTACAAATGCACCGTTAGTCTTTCGATACCATTTAACGGCAGAGTGaccaatttgatcaatttcttttttgggtagctaaatttaaaaaaaaatagggtGACCAAACTAAGAGTGACCCCTATTTTAGGGTGATTAAcagtatagtttaccctttattttaaaatttatcaaataatgaATATAGATGGAGTGGTAACAAACttgtattttgatattattaaacATTTGTTTGATCTttgaattcatcattttaatttttatttaaatatgatataaaattatgaaagacAAAAGTgttatcataataatattattataattttaaaaagggatattttgtaattttataactaGATTGGTGACCTAGTTAAAGGTAACACCAACTCAGTAAAgtacttaaataatagtattagaTATACCCCACATTAAAAAGTTagtttctttacttttattttaagaatttagttctTCAATAACAAGTCTGCCACTTTTGGCACGTTTTTCGTCTGCTGCATTGGCACGTCTCTCTTCTTTTCGGTTTCAGGGTTTTCGGCTACAATTTTGCTTTTGGGGGGCTCTTAGTGGACTGTGTGCTGGTTTTGTTTTGTGGGGTTATGGAAAATGATTTGGTGAATCTGGCGCTGACGGATGAGGAAGAAGAAGCTTTTGAGGAGGATGAGGCGGTTGTTGATCAGAATCTGCATCTCTATTTGGTGGGCTGCTGTTTGACGGATAGTATTGTTCATTTCTCCTCGCTTCGTAATACTATGCCTGATCTTTGGCATCCGATTAGAGGCATTTGTATTTCAGATCTGGGAGAAAGAAGATTcctttttcaattctttcacGAGGTGGATATTCAAAGAGTACTTGCGGGTACGCCTTGGTTTTTTAATAACCATCTGCTTTTACTGCACAAGATCCAGACTGGCGAGAATCCCTCACCggtccctttaattttttccGAGTTTTGGATCCAAGTCCATGATCTCCCTCCAGGGCTGGTTTCAGAGACAATGGCTAGGCAGTTTGGAGATTTTTTGGGCAAATTTCTGGAATATGATTTGTCCAACCGCTTGGGTAGTTCTCATTCTTTTATGCGCATTCGAGTCCAGTTAAAAGTGACTTGTCCTTTAAAACGAAGGAAGAAAGTTATGGTTGTCTCTGACAGGATCTTTTATGCTCATTTTCAGTATAAGAAATTAAgtctcttttgttttatttgcgGGAAACTTGGGCATGGGGAGAGTTTTTGTCCGATCCGGACTAGAATGGCTCTAGAGAATATAGTTTTTGGCTGGGACTTATCCATTCGGGCGGTGGCGAGAAGGCGAACGGTTCTTCCCAGTCGGTGGCTTCGGGAGGGTGGAGGGGATGATAGGAATTGGTTAGGATCAAATGGGGAGTTTCGGCCAAGTAATGGGTTGATGGTGGGTCAAGAACCTATGGatttgatgttaaatgttgaaaatggtCCGATTCATGCTAAGGAGGGGAAAAAGCGACAGCGTAGGGCTTCTGATATTGCAGAAAATGACTTATCGGCGGGCTCTGTTGGGCAGAGCAGCCGGGTGCATGAAGTTGCTAAGCTGGAACGTCCGTGGATTGGGGAGGCCTCAGACGGTTAATAGGCTCCGAAATAAATTACGGGCCTTGAATCCCCTAGTTTTGTTTCTTATTGAAACAAAGCTTAGCTCAAAAAGAATGAAGATGGTGCGTTTGAAGTGTGGATATTACAATGGACTTGATATTGGGGCAATGGGTTTGAAGGGTGGTTTGTTGTTGGGATGGAATGGTAATGACCTTGTTTCGATTAGAAGTTACTCATCTTCTCATGTGGATGCGATAATCCTTTATCCTAATAACGGGGTGGAATGGAGGTTTACCGATTTTTATGGCTGCCCTGATGTACGCTATAGGCGAGCTTCGTGGGATCTATTACATCGATTGGGTCATGATCAGACTTTACCATGGGTGGTTACTAgcgattttaatgaaatattaagttCGTTTGAGAAAAGAGGTGGGCACCTTAAGTCGGCGCGTCAAATGACTGAGTTTCGATCAGCTTTGGAGGATTGTTCACTTTATGATATTGGTTATTCTGGTAGATGGTTTACATGGGAACGAGGGCAATTTTTATCTGCAAATCTGCGGGAACGTCTGGATAGAGGCGTTGCTAATCCATGTTGGTTGTCTCTTTTTCTGGATTTTTCTTTGGAACATTTGAATCACGTTTTCTTTGATCACTGTCTGCTATTGTTGAATACTAGGGGCAGAGTATGTCAACAGGTTAACCGTTCAAATTTTCCCTTCCGTTTTGAAGCTAAATGGTGCTTGGATAATGCTTTTGAGGAGGTTGTTCAGAGGGGGTGGGATGGTTGCCATGGTGACCTGCAGGTTAAGCTAATGCATCTTGGATAGTTGTTCCAAAAATGGAGTCGGTCACGATTTCATGAACAAAAGGGTCATAAGTTGGATTTGGAAAAGCGACTCGCTGTGCTGGTGGAAAAGGACCCCACTGATGAAATATTGGGCGAAATTTTGGAAGTGCAACTAGGGTTGAATTTTGAAGCTGATAAAAAGGAGATGTATTGGGCTCAACGTGCTCATCTTAATTGGATTCAGTATGGTGATAGGAACACTTCCTTTTTTCATAGTGTGGCAGTGGCTCGCCACAACCGCAACCGAATTCATGGGTTGGAGGATGATTCAGGCCAGTGGGTCACGGGTACAAAGGAGATGTTGAGAATTACCGTGAAGTATTTTAAAAACCTCTTTACAGCTTCGGATGTGGAAGGTGACGATCAAGTACTTGGGCTGGTAGAAAAACGAATTTCTAGGAACATGAATGATAAGCTCCTACAACCATTCACAAAGAAGGACATTTGGCTAGCAGTAAAATCTATGACGCATTTGAAGGCTCTTGGGCCTGATGGTTTTTCGGCTTTGTTTTTCCAACAATATTGGCATATTATTGGGGATGAGGTTGCTAGTTTTTGTATGGAGTTCTTGAATGGTAGAAGGGAGATGGGCGATCTTAATAAGACACATATTGTTCTTATTCCTAAAGTTGATAAGCCTAAGGATCTTTCGCAGTTCCGTCCTATCAATTTATGTAACGTGCTTTATAAGATCATTGCTACAGCTATTGTTGTTCGCATGAGCCCTTTGTTAGGTTCATGTATCGATGAAGCCCAAGGTGCTTTTATCCTGGGAAGGCAAATGTCTGATAATACCCTTATTGCCTATGAGGTTATTCACTCTCTAAAAATgaggaaaaaaggaaaacaggGGAATTTTGCCCTCAAACTTGACCTTAATAAGGCCTATGATCGGGTGGAGTGGGATTTCTTGGCCAGAATATTGTCTAGGTTGGGTTTCCATCAGGATTGGTTAGTTCTTATCATGCGTTGCGTCTGTTCGGTCACCTATACGGTAGGCATTAATGGTGATATTAGTGAGAGCTTTAGTCCATCTAGAGGATTAAGGCAAGGGGATCCCCTTAGTCCctacctttttctcttttgtgcTGAAGGGCTTTCTTGTTTGTTGATGGAGGCTAGGATTAAAAATGAGCTAATGGGTGCTCCGATTGGCAGGGGAAACCTCTCGATTTCTCACTTGCTATTTACTGACGATTGCATTATTTTTGGTGATGCTACGATTGGGGGTGTTTATTCTGTTCGTAATATCTTAAAGGAGTATGAGTTGGCCTCGGggcaaaaaattaatttggcaaaatcattaatttattttggcaCGAATGTGGGAGAGGAGATTCGGTTCGAGATTATTGGTGTTTTGGAAGTTAGATGGGCATCGAATTTGGATAAGTATTTGGGCCTTCCAATGTTGGTAGGGAGGAAGAAGAGATGGGCTTTCTCCAACTTTGCAGACCGGTTTCGGAAGCATATTGCGGGCTGGAGTTTTAGGTATCTATCGATGGGAGGGAAAGAAGTGTTTATTAAGTTAGTCCTTCAAGCTCTTCCGGTCTATGTTATGCAATGTTTTGAATTACCTAAAACTTTTTGTCATCAGTTGGAAGGAATTTTAAATAAGTTCTGCTGGGCAAATAATAAGACTTCCAAAGGCATACACTGGAGTACGTGGAGTGTACTTTGCTTACCAAAGGCGTATGGTGGAATGGGTTTTCGCAATCTTTATCTGTTTAACAAAACCCTTTTAGCTAAGCAAGTATGGCTAATCTTTACTCAGTCTGATAGTTTTCTGTTGAGAGTTCTTAAAGCCCAATATTTTCCTTTCTCTGATATTTTTTCAGCTAAAGTGGGGTCTTACCCTTCACTTACCTGGAGGAGTATTTGTAGTGCCAGGGATGTAATTGCTGATGGCCTGCTGTGGCGGATAGGTAGTGGGGCGAAGGTGAACATATAGAATGACCCCTGGATACCGGGCCCTGGTAATGGTCAATTGTTAGTTCATTCTATAGATACCCAATGGACCACGgtggatcaaattttaaatgaagaGTCTTGTACCTGGAAGAAGGAGgttctttttcaactttttggTGTTGAATAGGCTAGGCGTATCATCACTATCCCCGTTATTGGATGTGGATCTTCTGACTTGCAAGTTTGGAGGCATGACGTATCTGGGGAATACTTAGTGAAGAGTGGGTATAGGCCTTTGATTACAAGTACAACTAAGCAATCAGTATCCGagaattacaataaaatttttacttcaatttgGGATCTTCAGATCCCCACTAAAATAAAGATTCATCTTTGGCGCCTTCTGCAGAACTATGTACCTCACTTCATGAATTTGGTGTGCCCTCTGTGCATGTCAGAGCCGGAGGACTCTCATAATCTATTATGGTACTGCAGCACTCTGCGGCAACTTTGGTTTCATTTGAAGCTCCCTATGGATTTTGGTGCCTTCTCCTCGGATGGAACAACAAATTTTGTCAGGGCTTTTCTAGCAATGAATATGAATTCTCAGAAACTCAATGCTATTTCATTATGGGCACTTTggtataaaagaaataaactagtcaatgaaggattaaatttcgagttctgtGAATTAGTGGGTTTTATTCAGGGCTATTATCAAGAATTAAGTCTTGTTAAAACTAGAGTTCTGACTACCGGTATGAAAAGGAATGTTGGGTGGAGACCTCCTAAAACAGGAATTATAAAGCTGAACTTTGATACCTCTTTCACGAGTAGcactaatttttctatttcagcTGTGATTGCTAGGGATTCTGCGAGTTTAATTATGGGTACATGTACGTACTCGTTGGTGGACATTGTAGATGCGTTTGTGGCTGAGGCAAGAGCTTGTGAAAGGGCCCTCTATTTTGCTCTGGATATGGGTTTTCAGAAGGTGATTTTAGAGGGCGACTCGCTAACTGTTATTAAGAAATTAGTCTCAAATAGTACTGATAGATCTGTTCTCAGCCCTATCTCTCAGCATATTCGTGGTTTGGCAGAAGCTTTCGAAGAGGTCacttacaatttcatccctagaGAGGCAAATAGAGCGGCGCATGAGCTGGCGATGGTTGGCCGGAATCAGCATTTACCTTGTTTATGGGTTGAAAAAGCGCCCACAAAGGTTGTCAAGGTAGCGGAGTTGGTTCGCCATGAGTGGTTTAGTCGGGGCTGATTTGGGTGTGGGCTTTGATGTTTGGAGAAGGTTCTCAGAATCTCCTAGGTTGTTTTCAAAGCTCTTTGTTTTCCGATCTTTGGTGTTTAGCTGCTGATGTTCTCGGAAATCTGCTGGTATtctgttgggttttgttttgagTCTGGTTTTGCTGCTTGTTTTGCTTTGACGGACTATCTTCTTTACTGTTGTcgttttgtctttttaattggATCTATGAATGCCAgctttattacaaaaaaaaaagttataatctaattattaatatcgttcaattttttggttaaatctACTAGTGTGACatattgaaatagaaaaatacatACTTAGTAACTATGTAAAAAAAACAttgtaattaacttgaatttaatagataaatttt
This genomic window from Gossypium raimondii isolate GPD5lz chromosome 10, ASM2569854v1, whole genome shotgun sequence contains:
- the LOC105776857 gene encoding uncharacterized protein LOC105776857; translation: MNQRKLLLNERVEVRQFEEGLRGSWHPGVVVGVSHLSRSIEYDELLCETGDSKLIESIPVTEAVEGLHTRRHVPSTYRGYIRPLPPSSQPHSNQNLGFGVCVDALFEDAWWEGVILDNDDNASERSVYFPDEDDECKFSASQLRVAHEWDEFLGIWRDRGIWVLVELAKELEGDVPLACCVKKVWSSLRLNYGFGKMISEWTCGVRTVWRTYFLEVVQEIAVGSSRRNLANRKILAWMVGRRNKKSKDPGKTNSYLSDISAQAGSCTDFKAVGSCRKGEGKGPLGKHKGRRRSVMSKLKHEELPKMNPSTRKSSVADKSCGEKQVMEESGKLDSGIDKQKSPILSENEGNQLSVDCSRGNKTISFSVSDVQDNQSIYRTFTKHGQIDGNHTVIFPDCSKVQASMQSFFSVIPKKRRSSLIRKRFSKNHQGPNSKVKNPSKVKKGNNKASFLVYKNDSVLRRRFSKKTKQADAKVEGNPKKEEKGVDVINKDDALPDGHRCLSLPVDNCGKKFRLKDMVSRSRRRKRKRRCCGSRLCDTICSVCHYGGDLMVCGYCPCSYHLSCINLKDIPNEKWFCPSCCCGLCCMRDCKDDSEHFTKACLQCTRQYHVACLSEVQHMSSTDYLFGSFCSEACYKLCAQLHQLLGISNPTTVDGLSWTLMRSLKNVYGFPDMLKTHTWIKLSDVLRVIHECFEPVKDPHTKRDLVRDVVFNSGSKLKRVDFRGFFAMVLHNGHEILSIATVRIHGLKVAEMPLIATPFQYRRQGMCRLLFKELEKLLVQMGIERLVLPAIPQLRETWEKSFGFLEMPLSERLQFLGYPFLAFQGTIMLQKFLRNSIVNKEMRDFSGKSSDFGGNASNIFKKHTQGSDSEDKFYGLLYKRRLKLEVIGKENLANNCGGRTRLSKKLCKQRRILAGRD